A DNA window from Synchiropus splendidus isolate RoL2022-P1 chromosome 2, RoL_Sspl_1.0, whole genome shotgun sequence contains the following coding sequences:
- the ears2 gene encoding probable glutamate--tRNA ligase, mitochondrial, whose product MSLLRTCQPTQVARLAGSFCRAAARHRRGAQPSKRGSSTVQTEVRVRFAPSPTGFLHLGGLRTALYNYIFAKKFGGSFVLRLEDTDQSRLVPGAADSIEDMLEWAGIPPDESPRRGGPLGPYLQSQRLPLYHEAAARLVESGGAYRCFCSAQRLELLKKEALRSGQTPRYDNRCRHLDPQQVQEKLSQGMPHVIRFKLEEGVEPFEDIVFGWNRHEVAQVEGDPVVIKADGFPTYHLANIVDDHHMKISHVLRGSEWLISTSKHILMYRALGWQPPTFGHLPLLTNKDGSKLSKRQGDIFIQSFRRKGILPEALLDITTNCGSGFNSNQMGRRMEELIAEFTPSKITTHSALIDLEKLPEFNKLHLQHRIEDEHKCRALIHDLQVQIRQTYAAEIQDQDVLQEDYIRRILHLRKGHVSSLQDLVSPAYSYLWVRPSFSHQQAALLTPEAQHIASLVLQLIGEDVPSLQQLTADLKRLAKQTQVTKYKDVMKLLRLTLSGLQQGPSVAEMMVSLGPAEVRHRVQKLLRSESTAGLDQNLLHSSSGGELMSQP is encoded by the exons ATGTCCCTGCTGAGGACATGTCAGCCCACTCAAGTGGCGCGTCTCGCCGGCTCTTTCTGCCGAGCAGCAGCGAGACACAGGCGAGGCGCGCAGCCGTCAAAGAGAGGGAGCTCCACGGTACAGACGGAGGTGAGAGTTCGGTTCGCGCCGAGTCCGACAG GCTTCTTGCACCTCGGAGGCCTCCGTACTGCGCTCTACAATTACATCTTCGCCAAGAAATTTGGAGGCTCGTTCGTCCTGCGGCTGGAGGACACGGATCAGAGCCGACTGGTTCCAGGAGCCGCTGACTCCATCGAGGACATGCTGGAATGGGCTG GGATCCCCCCGGATGAGAGTCCTCGCCGAGGCGGGCCGCTGGGCCCCTACCTGCAGTCACAGCGCCTCCCTCTCTATCATGAAGCGGCGGCGCGGCTGGTGGAAAGCGGTGGCGCGTACCGATGTTTCTGCAGCGCCCAGAGACTGGAGCTGCTCAAGAAAGAGGCTCTGAGGAGCGGACAGACGCCCAG GTATGATAACAGATGTCGGCATCTGGACCCGCAGCAAGTGCAGGAGAAACTATCGCAAGGAATGCCCCACGTGATCAGGTTCAAGCTGGAAGAGGGAGTGGAACCTTTTGAAGACATTGTCTTTGGGTGGAACCGTCACGAGGTGGCTCAG GTGGAGGGCGACCCCGTGGTGATCAAAGCGGACGGCTTCCCCACCTATCACCTGGCCAACATCGTCGACGACCACCACATGAAGATCAGCCACGTCCTGCGAGGCTCCGAGTGgctcatctccacctccaaGCACATCCTGATGTATCGCGCTCTGGGGTGGCAGCCGCCCACCTTTGGTCACCTGCCGCTGCTCACCAACAAAGATGGCAGCAAGCTGTCCAAGAGGCAGGGCGACATCTTCATCCAGAGCTTCAGGAGGAAGGGCATCCTGCCCGAAGCTCTGCTGGACATCACCACCAACTGTGGATCTGGATTCAACA GTAACCAGATGGGACGCAGGATGGAGGAGCTGATTGCTGAATTCACTCCGTCAAAAATCACAACCCACTCGGCTCTGATCGACCTGGAGAAGCTGCCAGAGTTTAACAA ACTCCATCTGCAGCACAGAATCGAAGACGAGCACAAGTGTCGGGCTCTGATCCATGACCTTCAGGTTCAAATCCGACAGACCTATGCAGCGGAGATCCAGGATCAGGACGTTCTCCAGGAGGACTACATCCGGAGGATTCTCCATCTCAGGAAG GGTCACGTGTCCTCGCTGCAGGATCTAGTCAGTCCAGCCTACTCCTACCTCTGGGTGCGCCCCTCCTTCTCCCACCAGCAGGCGGCGCTGCTGACCCCAGAAGCCCAGCACATCGCCTCGCTGGTGCTCCA ATTAATAGGCGAAGATGTTCCgtctctgcagcagctcacCGCAGACCTGAAGAGACTGGCCAAGCAAACCCAAGTCACCAAGTACAAAGACGTGATGAAGCTGCTGCGCCTGACTCTCAGCGGCCTTCAG CAAGGTCCCAGCGTGGCGGAGATGATGGTGTCGCTGGGGCCGGCCGAGGTCCGACATCGAGTCCAGAAGCTTCTGCGGAGCGAGTCGACGGCGGGCctggaccagaacctcctgcacagcagcagcggcggcgagcTCATGTCTCAACCTTGA
- the LOC128753408 gene encoding ADP-ribosylation factor-binding protein GGA3-like isoform X1, translating into MARTDDHKHLDSWLSLATDPNNPADRWGCVQGFYQAVNWMTDGPQVALRLLAEKIKSANQREALQALNVLQACMDNCGTRFQSEATSFPFFNQLVKIIETQDVPAVPQKVKDKVIELLYRWRLSLKEDLGVELTYIRLKAQGQSDASSASTLLSSRSFVSGIIEKDPVLPDAAPTTPSARSCIFDREGKTQLLDRLIKSGRPEDWEAANKLIRSTVQEDREKKEMRRLTLMQVKSSTGRLREKCAENPEPSADMKDLYEACKRLLPDLRSLAGEAAGDEEGLAEIQAASEELTLVLCCCEERMARRGETRREGVTEKGPTSSREIKTYRLIDLSALEVDAESPLSPDGGALLSGTNQGDSGEDSSQTLTPEKPRSYSDDLIQLNDAVELWSIRECEERGPLLRSRGCGGLATSPKFPNPSWSEPTTASPDHTRVPRPPAASLADVFVTIGTIRSSQLEPIRLFDQDGVHTSLHFARSTDHPNVAVAVICTVNSSALHVEDFSFMAAVPKKMAVKLQPASATNLPAYNPLLPPAAVSQILLLENPHGCKVRLRYKVLMTHGRRKLNRTGDVHNFPDWSIWIGL; encoded by the exons ATGGCACGCACAGACGATCACAAGCATCTGGATTCTTGGCTCA GCTTGGCCACTGACCCAAACAACCCGGCCGACAGATGGGGCTGCGTGCAGGGCTTCTATCAGGCGGTCAACTGGATGACAGACGG TCCACAGGTGGCGCTACGTCTCCTTGCGGAAAAGATCAAGTCCGCCAACCAACGCGAGGCTCTTCAGGCGCTGAAC GTCCTCCAAGCCTGCATGGACAACTGCGGCACCAGGTTCCAGTCCGAGGCCACCAGTTTCCCATTTTTCAACCAACTTGTCAAGATCATCGAGACCCAG GACGTCCCTGCGGTTCCCCAAAAGGTTAAAGACAAAGTGATCGAGCTTCTTTACCGCTGGAGGCTGTCGCTCAAAGAGGATTTGGGGGTTGAGCTCACCTACATCAGGCTGAAGGCACAAGGTCAGTCAGACGCCTCCAGCGCCTCAACTCTCTTGAGCTCACGCTCCTTTGTGTCAGGGATCATAGAGAAAGACCCGGTTCTGCCGGACGCTGCTCCCACCACTCCCTCAGCGAGGAGCTGTATTTTTGACCGCGAGGGTAAAACCCAG CTCTTGGACAGGCTGATAAAGAGCGGGCGTCCCGAGGACTGGGAGGCGGCCAACAAACTCATCAGGAGCACGGTGCAGGAG gatcgggagaaaaaagaaatgcgACGGCTGACGCTGATGCAGGTGAAGAGCAGCACGGGGCGGCTGCGAGAGAAGTGCGCAGAGAACCCGGAGCCCAGCGCCGACATGAAG GACTTGTACGAGGCCTGCAAGCGGCTGCTTCCTGATCTCCGAAGCTTGGCGGGCGAGGCGGCGGGCGACGAGGAAGGGCTGGCGGAGATCCAGGCCGCCAGCGAGGAGCTGACGCTGGTGTTGTGCTGCTGCGAGGAGCGAATGGCTCGGAGAGGAGAGACCAGGAGGGAAGGTGTGACTGAGAAAG GGCCGACAAGTTCCCGGGAGATCAAGACCTACCGTCTCATCGACCTCTCAGCGCTGGAGGTGGATGCTGAATCTCCACTTTCGCCTGATGGCGGCGCTCTGCTCTCCGGGACGAACCAAGGAGACTCAGGCGAAGACTCGAGTCAAACCCTCACTCCGGAGAAGCCGAGGTCCTACTCAGACGACCTGATACAG CTCAACGACGCCGTGGAGCTGTGGAGCATACGAGAGTGTGAGGAGAGAGGGCCGCTGCTGAGGAGCCGAGGCTGTGGAGGACTAGCAACAAGCCCCAA GTTCCCAAACCCCTCCTGGTCTGAGCCGACAACAGCGTCGCCGGATCACACGCGTGTCCCTCGACCGCCTGCGGCGTCGCTCGCCGACGTCTTCGTCACGATAGGAACCATCAGATCCA GCCAGCTGGAGCCCATCAGGCTCTTTGACCAGGACGGGGTCCACACCTCGCTCCACTTCGCCCGTTCCACCGACCACCCCAACGTGGCCGTGGCTGTCATCTGCACCGTCAACAGCTCTGCTCTGCACGTGGAGGACTTCAGCTTCATGGCTGCTGTCCCAAAG AAGATGGCAGTGAAGCTTCAGCCTGCATCAGCCACCAACCTCCCTGCTTACAACCCTCTGCTGCCCCCGGCTGCCGTCTCTCAgatcctgctgctggagaatcCACACGGG TGTAAAGTGCGTCTCCGCTACAAGGTGTTGATGACACACGGGCGCCGCAAGCTGAACCGGACCGGAGACGTCCACAACTTCCCGGACTGGAGCATCTGGATCGGACTATGA
- the LOC128753408 gene encoding ADP-ribosylation factor-binding protein GGA3-like isoform X2 has protein sequence MARTDDHKHLDSWLSLATDPNNPADRWGCVQGFYQAVNWMTDGPQVALRLLAEKIKSANQREALQALNVLQACMDNCGTRFQSEATSFPFFNQLVKIIETQDVPAVPQKVKDKVIELLYRWRLSLKEDLGVELTYIRLKAQGIIEKDPVLPDAAPTTPSARSCIFDREGKTQLLDRLIKSGRPEDWEAANKLIRSTVQEDREKKEMRRLTLMQVKSSTGRLREKCAENPEPSADMKDLYEACKRLLPDLRSLAGEAAGDEEGLAEIQAASEELTLVLCCCEERMARRGETRREGVTEKGPTSSREIKTYRLIDLSALEVDAESPLSPDGGALLSGTNQGDSGEDSSQTLTPEKPRSYSDDLIQLNDAVELWSIRECEERGPLLRSRGCGGLATSPKFPNPSWSEPTTASPDHTRVPRPPAASLADVFVTIGTIRSSQLEPIRLFDQDGVHTSLHFARSTDHPNVAVAVICTVNSSALHVEDFSFMAAVPKKMAVKLQPASATNLPAYNPLLPPAAVSQILLLENPHGCKVRLRYKVLMTHGRRKLNRTGDVHNFPDWSIWIGL, from the exons ATGGCACGCACAGACGATCACAAGCATCTGGATTCTTGGCTCA GCTTGGCCACTGACCCAAACAACCCGGCCGACAGATGGGGCTGCGTGCAGGGCTTCTATCAGGCGGTCAACTGGATGACAGACGG TCCACAGGTGGCGCTACGTCTCCTTGCGGAAAAGATCAAGTCCGCCAACCAACGCGAGGCTCTTCAGGCGCTGAAC GTCCTCCAAGCCTGCATGGACAACTGCGGCACCAGGTTCCAGTCCGAGGCCACCAGTTTCCCATTTTTCAACCAACTTGTCAAGATCATCGAGACCCAG GACGTCCCTGCGGTTCCCCAAAAGGTTAAAGACAAAGTGATCGAGCTTCTTTACCGCTGGAGGCTGTCGCTCAAAGAGGATTTGGGGGTTGAGCTCACCTACATCAGGCTGAAGGCACAAG GGATCATAGAGAAAGACCCGGTTCTGCCGGACGCTGCTCCCACCACTCCCTCAGCGAGGAGCTGTATTTTTGACCGCGAGGGTAAAACCCAG CTCTTGGACAGGCTGATAAAGAGCGGGCGTCCCGAGGACTGGGAGGCGGCCAACAAACTCATCAGGAGCACGGTGCAGGAG gatcgggagaaaaaagaaatgcgACGGCTGACGCTGATGCAGGTGAAGAGCAGCACGGGGCGGCTGCGAGAGAAGTGCGCAGAGAACCCGGAGCCCAGCGCCGACATGAAG GACTTGTACGAGGCCTGCAAGCGGCTGCTTCCTGATCTCCGAAGCTTGGCGGGCGAGGCGGCGGGCGACGAGGAAGGGCTGGCGGAGATCCAGGCCGCCAGCGAGGAGCTGACGCTGGTGTTGTGCTGCTGCGAGGAGCGAATGGCTCGGAGAGGAGAGACCAGGAGGGAAGGTGTGACTGAGAAAG GGCCGACAAGTTCCCGGGAGATCAAGACCTACCGTCTCATCGACCTCTCAGCGCTGGAGGTGGATGCTGAATCTCCACTTTCGCCTGATGGCGGCGCTCTGCTCTCCGGGACGAACCAAGGAGACTCAGGCGAAGACTCGAGTCAAACCCTCACTCCGGAGAAGCCGAGGTCCTACTCAGACGACCTGATACAG CTCAACGACGCCGTGGAGCTGTGGAGCATACGAGAGTGTGAGGAGAGAGGGCCGCTGCTGAGGAGCCGAGGCTGTGGAGGACTAGCAACAAGCCCCAA GTTCCCAAACCCCTCCTGGTCTGAGCCGACAACAGCGTCGCCGGATCACACGCGTGTCCCTCGACCGCCTGCGGCGTCGCTCGCCGACGTCTTCGTCACGATAGGAACCATCAGATCCA GCCAGCTGGAGCCCATCAGGCTCTTTGACCAGGACGGGGTCCACACCTCGCTCCACTTCGCCCGTTCCACCGACCACCCCAACGTGGCCGTGGCTGTCATCTGCACCGTCAACAGCTCTGCTCTGCACGTGGAGGACTTCAGCTTCATGGCTGCTGTCCCAAAG AAGATGGCAGTGAAGCTTCAGCCTGCATCAGCCACCAACCTCCCTGCTTACAACCCTCTGCTGCCCCCGGCTGCCGTCTCTCAgatcctgctgctggagaatcCACACGGG TGTAAAGTGCGTCTCCGCTACAAGGTGTTGATGACACACGGGCGCCGCAAGCTGAACCGGACCGGAGACGTCCACAACTTCCCGGACTGGAGCATCTGGATCGGACTATGA